One part of the Streptomyces lienomycini genome encodes these proteins:
- a CDS encoding MOSC domain-containing protein: MGYARLQSIHVHPVKAFRSLPLREAVVEPWGPAGDRRWMLIDDGGKVVTQRGRPRLALAAAELLPGGGVRLSAPGMPPLAVPVPRTVGTLTAQLFRDKVEVLPAEDEAAHAWCSALLGTGVRLVHLDDPATRRPVDPRYALAGETVSLADGFPLLLTTTASLDALNSLISRGEHADEGPLPMNRFRPNLVVSGTDAWAEDGWSRVAVGEVVLRVAKPSGRCVVTTTDQGTADRGSEPLHSLGRHRRIDGKLVFGQNLVPLGRGTVRVGDPVRIID, encoded by the coding sequence ATGGGGTACGCGCGACTGCAGTCGATCCACGTCCATCCGGTCAAGGCGTTCCGGAGCCTGCCGCTCCGGGAGGCCGTCGTGGAGCCCTGGGGGCCGGCCGGAGACCGACGCTGGATGCTGATCGACGACGGGGGAAAGGTCGTCACGCAACGCGGTCGGCCGCGCCTGGCCCTGGCCGCCGCCGAGCTTCTGCCCGGCGGCGGCGTACGGCTGTCCGCGCCCGGCATGCCGCCGCTCGCGGTGCCGGTCCCGCGGACGGTGGGCACCCTGACGGCGCAGCTGTTCCGGGACAAGGTCGAGGTGCTGCCCGCCGAGGACGAGGCGGCGCACGCCTGGTGCAGCGCCCTGCTCGGAACCGGGGTCCGGCTGGTGCACCTGGACGACCCCGCCACCCGCCGCCCCGTGGACCCGCGGTACGCGCTGGCGGGCGAGACCGTGTCCCTCGCCGACGGATTTCCGCTGCTGCTGACGACGACGGCCTCTCTCGACGCCCTCAACTCCCTGATCTCGCGGGGCGAGCACGCGGACGAGGGGCCCCTGCCCATGAACCGCTTCCGGCCGAACCTGGTCGTCTCCGGCACCGATGCCTGGGCCGAGGACGGCTGGTCGCGTGTCGCCGTCGGCGAGGTCGTCCTGCGGGTGGCCAAGCCGTCCGGTCGGTGCGTCGTGACGACCACCGACCAGGGCACCGCGGACCGCGGCTCCGAGCCCCTGCACAGTCTCGGCCGGCACCGTCGTATCGACGGCAAGCTCGTCTTCGGACAGAACCTGGTCCCCCTCGGCCGCGGCACGGTCCGGGTCGGCGACCCGGTGCGGATCATCGACTGA
- a CDS encoding glycosyltransferase gives MGQTAHVSADVWTSVVTVVPALSLAAWLWLLLARGFFWRTDIRLPAREEPAVWPSVCVVVPARDEAAVLPASLPSLLAQDYPGRAEVFLIDDGSTDGTGELACELARRHEGLPLTVASPGEPPAGWTGKLWAVRHGIGLARAREPDYLLLTDADIAHAPDSLRGLVSAAGAGGFDVVSQMARLRVESLWERLVVPAFVYFFAQLYPFRWIDDGRAGSGRTRRTRTAAAAGGCVLLRTEAAERARIPDTIRHAVIDDVALARAVKGSGGRVWLGLADRVDSVRPYPRLHDLWRMIARSAYAQLRHSLPLLAGTVVGLALVYLVPPVAVLVGVVTGQVSTAFLGGAAWLVMAGTYLPMLRYCRQPPWLAPLLPFTAFLYLLMTVDSAVQHYRGRGAAWKGRTYARPDGVPGPVPEEG, from the coding sequence GTGGGGCAGACTGCGCACGTGAGCGCCGATGTGTGGACTTCCGTCGTGACCGTCGTACCAGCCCTCTCCCTCGCCGCCTGGCTGTGGCTGCTGCTCGCCCGGGGGTTCTTCTGGCGTACGGACATCAGGCTTCCGGCGCGGGAGGAACCCGCCGTCTGGCCGTCGGTGTGCGTCGTCGTCCCGGCGCGCGACGAGGCGGCGGTGCTGCCCGCGAGCCTGCCTTCGCTGCTCGCCCAGGATTACCCGGGGCGGGCCGAGGTCTTCCTCATCGACGACGGCAGCACGGACGGCACGGGTGAGCTGGCGTGCGAGCTGGCCCGGCGGCACGAGGGGCTGCCGCTCACGGTGGCGTCTCCCGGGGAGCCGCCCGCCGGCTGGACGGGCAAGCTGTGGGCGGTGCGGCACGGCATCGGCCTGGCACGCGCGCGTGAGCCCGATTACCTGCTGCTGACGGACGCCGACATCGCGCACGCTCCGGACAGTCTGCGCGGCTTGGTGTCGGCGGCCGGGGCCGGGGGGTTCGACGTGGTCTCCCAGATGGCGCGGCTGCGGGTGGAGAGCCTGTGGGAGCGCCTCGTGGTACCGGCCTTCGTCTACTTCTTCGCCCAGCTGTATCCCTTCCGGTGGATCGACGACGGCCGTGCCGGGAGCGGGCGGACGAGGAGGACGCGGACAGCCGCCGCGGCGGGCGGTTGCGTGCTGCTGCGTACGGAGGCCGCCGAGCGCGCGCGGATTCCGGACACCATCCGGCATGCCGTCATCGACGACGTGGCCCTCGCCCGTGCGGTCAAGGGGAGCGGCGGCCGGGTGTGGCTGGGTCTGGCCGACCGGGTGGACAGCGTGCGTCCCTACCCGCGGCTGCACGACCTGTGGCGGATGATCGCGCGCAGCGCCTACGCGCAACTGCGGCACAGCCTCCCGCTGCTGGCCGGAACGGTCGTCGGCCTGGCGCTGGTGTACCTGGTGCCGCCGGTGGCGGTGCTCGTCGGCGTGGTGACGGGTCAGGTCTCGACGGCCTTCCTCGGTGGCGCCGCCTGGCTGGTGATGGCGGGGACGTACCTGCCGATGCTGCGTTACTGCCGGCAGCCGCCGTGGCTCGCTCCGCTGCTGCCGTTCACCGCGTTCCTCTACCTCCTGATGACGGTCGACTCGGCGGTGCAGCACTACCGGGGGCGCGGTGCGGCCTGGAAGGGCCGCACCTACGCCCGCCCGGACGGCGTGCCCGGCCCCGTGCCCGAGGAGGGCTGA
- a CDS encoding glutamate racemase: MKIALMDSGIGLLAATAAVRRLRPDADLILSLDPDGMPWGPRTPEDLTGRALAVAEAAAAHRPDALIVGCNTATVHALPALRARLEPGVPVVGTVPAIKPAAAGGGPVAIWATPATTGSPYQRGLIEEFAGGATVTEVPCPGLADAVEHADEAAITAAVAAAAALTPEDVTTVVLGCTHYELVAERIRTAVQRPDAPRLVLHGSAGAVAAQALRRIGARPDPGAPAEGTLTVLLSGRDGTLPAPALAYDEGRLLRAVTPAG, encoded by the coding sequence GTGAAGATCGCGCTCATGGACTCCGGAATCGGTCTGCTGGCGGCCACCGCCGCGGTACGGCGCCTGCGACCGGACGCCGATCTCATCCTCTCCCTCGACCCCGACGGAATGCCCTGGGGTCCGCGCACCCCCGAGGACCTGACCGGGCGTGCCCTCGCCGTCGCCGAGGCCGCCGCGGCCCACCGCCCGGACGCCCTGATCGTCGGCTGCAACACCGCCACGGTGCACGCGCTGCCCGCGCTGCGGGCCCGGCTCGAACCCGGGGTGCCCGTCGTCGGCACCGTACCGGCGATCAAGCCCGCCGCGGCCGGCGGCGGCCCCGTGGCGATCTGGGCGACGCCGGCCACCACCGGCAGCCCCTACCAGCGCGGTCTCATCGAGGAGTTCGCCGGCGGCGCCACCGTCACCGAGGTGCCGTGCCCGGGGCTCGCCGACGCCGTCGAGCACGCGGACGAGGCGGCGATCACCGCGGCCGTCGCCGCCGCGGCCGCGCTCACCCCCGAGGACGTGACGACCGTCGTCCTGGGCTGCACCCATTACGAACTCGTCGCCGAGCGCATCCGGACCGCCGTGCAGCGCCCCGACGCCCCGCGCCTCGTCCTGCACGGCTCCGCCGGCGCGGTGGCCGCCCAGGCGCTGCGCCGGATCGGCGCCCGGCCCGACCCCGGCGCCCCGGCCGAGGGCACCCTGACCGTGCTCCTCAGCGGACGCGACGGCACGCTGCCCGCGCCCGCGCTGGCCTACGACGAGGGCAGGCTGCTGCGCGCGGTCACGCCGGCCGGGTGA
- the lnt gene encoding apolipoprotein N-acyltransferase → MTATATSVGEPDRTQPQPQPTPASRVAARLRRLLPAAAAALSGVLLYVSFPPRTLWWLALPAFAVFGWVLRGRGWKAGLGLGYLFGLGFLLPLLVWTGVEVGPGPWLALAAVEALFVAAVGAGVAAVSKLPGRPVWAAALWIAGEAARARVPFEGFPWGKIAFGQADGLFLPLAAVGGTPVLGFAVVLCGFGLHEVVRLAVRARRGGEVRRGAAAVALLGVAVPVVGAVAARPLVSDDAEDGTATVAVIQGNVPRAGLDFNSQRRAVLDYHARETERLAAEVEAGKVDRPDFVLWPENSSDIDPFANPDARLVIDRAADAIGAPISVGGVVERDGRLLNEQILWDPDKGPVDTYDKRQIQPFGEYLPLRSLIGAINDDWTTMVSRDFSRGTEPGVFTMAGTRVGLVTCYEAAFDWAVRSEVTDGAQMISVPSNNATFDRSEMTYQQLAMSRVRAVEHSRTVTVPVTSGVSAIIMPDGRVTQKTGMFVADSLVQEVPLRSSETPATRLGIAPEIALVLIAAGGLGWAVGAGVRGRRARAV, encoded by the coding sequence GTGACAGCCACCGCAACCTCCGTCGGCGAACCGGACCGGACGCAGCCGCAGCCGCAGCCCACACCCGCCTCCCGCGTCGCCGCGCGGCTCCGGCGCCTCCTCCCGGCCGCCGCCGCCGCGCTCTCCGGAGTGCTGCTCTACGTCAGCTTCCCGCCGCGCACCCTGTGGTGGCTCGCGCTGCCCGCCTTCGCCGTCTTCGGCTGGGTGCTGCGCGGCCGCGGCTGGAAGGCCGGCCTGGGCCTCGGCTACCTCTTCGGCCTCGGCTTCCTGCTGCCCCTGCTGGTGTGGACCGGTGTGGAGGTAGGCCCCGGCCCCTGGCTCGCCCTGGCCGCGGTCGAGGCGCTCTTCGTCGCGGCGGTCGGCGCGGGCGTCGCCGCCGTGTCGAAGCTCCCGGGACGGCCGGTGTGGGCGGCGGCGCTGTGGATCGCGGGGGAGGCCGCACGCGCGCGCGTGCCCTTCGAGGGCTTCCCCTGGGGCAAGATCGCGTTCGGGCAGGCGGACGGACTCTTCCTGCCGCTCGCGGCGGTCGGCGGCACACCCGTACTCGGCTTCGCGGTCGTCCTGTGCGGTTTCGGCCTCCACGAGGTCGTGCGCCTGGCCGTCCGGGCCCGCCGGGGCGGCGAGGTCCGCCGCGGCGCCGCGGCGGTGGCGCTCCTCGGCGTGGCCGTGCCCGTCGTGGGCGCCGTGGCAGCCCGGCCGCTGGTCAGCGACGACGCGGAGGACGGCACCGCGACCGTCGCGGTGATCCAGGGCAACGTGCCGCGCGCGGGCCTCGACTTCAACTCCCAGCGCCGGGCCGTACTCGACTACCACGCGCGGGAGACCGAACGGCTGGCGGCCGAGGTCGAGGCGGGCAAGGTGGACCGCCCCGACTTCGTGCTCTGGCCGGAGAACTCCTCGGACATCGACCCCTTCGCCAACCCCGACGCCCGCCTGGTCATCGACCGGGCCGCCGACGCGATCGGCGCACCCATCTCGGTCGGCGGCGTCGTGGAACGCGACGGCAGGCTGCTCAACGAGCAGATCCTGTGGGACCCGGACAAGGGCCCCGTCGACACCTACGACAAGCGGCAGATCCAGCCCTTCGGCGAGTACCTGCCGCTGCGCTCGCTCATCGGCGCGATCAACGACGACTGGACCACCATGGTCAGCCGGGACTTCAGCCGGGGCACCGAGCCCGGAGTGTTCACCATGGCCGGGACCCGGGTCGGCCTGGTGACCTGCTACGAGGCGGCCTTCGACTGGGCCGTGCGTTCCGAGGTCACCGACGGCGCCCAGATGATCTCCGTGCCCAGCAACAACGCGACCTTCGACCGCAGCGAGATGACCTACCAGCAGCTCGCCATGTCCCGCGTCCGCGCCGTCGAGCACAGCCGGACCGTCACCGTGCCGGTGACCAGCGGCGTCAGCGCGATCATCATGCCCGACGGCAGGGTCACCCAGAAGACCGGCATGTTCGTTGCGGACTCCCTCGTCCAGGAGGTGCCCCTGCGCTCCTCCGAGACGCCCGCCACCCGGCTCGGCATCGCGCCCGAGATCGCCCTGGTGCTGATCGCCGCCGGCGGGCTCGGCTGGGCCGTCGGCGCGGGTGTGCGCGGGCGACGCGCCCGCGCCGTGTAG
- a CDS encoding 3-hydroxybutyrate dehydrogenase, which translates to MTSPSVLQAPHGSSLDLDGRTALVTGAAGGIGRACALRLAAAGADVRAIDRDAAGLDALAESCGDLAGSVETQVLDLTDLDAAERAAAGADVLVNNAGLQLVRPLEEFPPDVFHTVLTVMLEAPFRLIRGALPHMYEQGWGRIVNISSVHGLRASAYKAAYVSAKHGLEGLSKTAALEGAAHGVTSNCVNPAYVRTPLVERQIADQALAHGIPEERVLSDILLRDSALRRLIEPDEVAEAVAYLCGPRASYVTGTSLVLDGGWTAH; encoded by the coding sequence ATGACCTCGCCCAGCGTCCTCCAGGCCCCCCACGGCTCCTCGCTCGACCTCGACGGCCGCACCGCCCTCGTCACCGGCGCCGCCGGCGGCATCGGCCGTGCCTGCGCACTGCGGCTGGCCGCCGCCGGGGCCGACGTCAGAGCGATCGACCGGGACGCCGCCGGACTGGACGCGCTGGCCGAGAGCTGCGGAGACCTCGCGGGCAGTGTCGAGACCCAGGTGCTGGACCTGACCGACCTCGACGCAGCCGAACGCGCCGCCGCCGGGGCCGACGTCCTCGTCAACAACGCCGGGCTGCAGCTGGTGCGGCCCCTCGAGGAGTTCCCGCCGGACGTCTTCCACACCGTCCTCACCGTGATGCTGGAGGCCCCCTTCCGGCTCATCCGCGGCGCCCTGCCCCACATGTACGAACAGGGCTGGGGCCGCATCGTCAACATCTCGTCGGTGCACGGTCTGCGCGCCTCGGCCTACAAGGCGGCCTACGTGTCCGCCAAGCACGGTCTCGAGGGACTCTCCAAGACCGCCGCCCTCGAAGGCGCCGCCCACGGCGTCACCTCCAACTGCGTGAACCCCGCCTACGTACGCACCCCGCTGGTGGAGAGGCAGATCGCCGACCAGGCCCTGGCCCACGGAATCCCCGAGGAGCGGGTGCTCTCCGACATCCTGCTGCGCGACAGTGCGCTGCGGCGGCTGATCGAACCGGACGAGGTCGCCGAGGCCGTCGCCTACCTCTGCGGTCCGCGGGCCTCCTACGTCACGGGCACCTCACTGGTCCTGGACGGCGGCTGGACGGCGCACTGA
- a CDS encoding NUDIX hydrolase, whose product MATPDFIRDLRASAGHQLLWLPGVTAVVFDDEGRVLLGRRSDNGRWSLIGGIPEPGEQPAACAVREVEEETAVQCVVERLVLVQALKPVTYDNGDMCQFMDVTFRCRAVGGEARVNDDESLEVGWFAVDALPDIKEFGQTRVKLALSDAPTWFEPTGSS is encoded by the coding sequence ATGGCTACTCCCGATTTCATCCGCGACCTGCGCGCCTCGGCCGGACACCAGCTCCTGTGGCTCCCGGGGGTCACCGCCGTCGTCTTCGACGACGAAGGCAGAGTGCTCCTGGGACGGCGGTCCGACAACGGGCGCTGGTCGCTGATCGGAGGCATCCCGGAACCGGGGGAGCAGCCCGCGGCCTGCGCCGTGCGCGAGGTCGAGGAGGAGACCGCCGTCCAGTGCGTCGTCGAGCGGCTCGTCCTGGTCCAGGCGCTGAAGCCGGTCACCTACGACAACGGTGACATGTGCCAGTTCATGGACGTCACCTTCCGCTGCCGGGCCGTCGGCGGCGAGGCACGGGTCAACGACGACGAGTCGCTGGAGGTGGGCTGGTTCGCGGTGGACGCGTTGCCGGACATCAAGGAGTTCGGCCAGACCAGGGTCAAGCTGGCCCTGTCCGACGCCCCCACATGGTTCGAACCCACTGGTTCCAGCTGA
- a CDS encoding DUF6643 family protein, translating into MTSPRSTYGGGYYSASFPDTPIYDSLVAERGTPQIAPIRVPAAYDMPSSSHLPALPSALPALPAGPSQHSYGYPQQAPQPAPLQQAPAAYIPHQATAPRGYPGPQQPQQPRPAAPGPAGYEAMRPAAPRPTPAPYQDPYNQQQYRGY; encoded by the coding sequence ATGACCTCCCCCCGCTCCACTTATGGCGGCGGCTATTACTCCGCCTCCTTCCCGGACACCCCGATCTACGACTCCCTCGTGGCCGAACGGGGCACACCGCAGATCGCCCCGATCCGGGTTCCCGCCGCGTACGACATGCCGAGCAGCAGTCATCTGCCCGCGCTGCCGTCCGCCCTGCCCGCCCTGCCGGCGGGTCCCTCGCAGCATTCCTACGGGTATCCGCAGCAGGCTCCGCAGCCCGCCCCGCTGCAGCAGGCCCCGGCCGCCTACATCCCGCACCAGGCGACCGCGCCGCGCGGGTACCCCGGCCCCCAGCAGCCGCAGCAGCCCCGCCCGGCCGCACCCGGCCCCGCGGGCTACGAGGCGATGCGCCCCGCGGCCCCCCGGCCGACTCCCGCGCCGTACCAGGACCCGTACAACCAGCAGCAGTACCGCGGCTACTGA
- a CDS encoding TerD family protein: protein MPKGSNTPVPTTALRVELGWRSGPGVPDADASALLLVGGRVRSDADFVFYNQPAHSSGSVRHEGKRDTGGRVTDSLLVDLARVEPAIETVILAASSDGGSFGQVPGLYIEVRDAARNTVVARFDNPGASVETAFVLGEFYRRQGAWKFRAVGQGYDSGLEGLATDYGISVDEPQQAPSAPPAAPVRSAPPDRTPPPPSAAPASAPVRLTKVTLTKAAPSVSLAKQGGTSGAMRVNLNWQVRKQFSGWARKLGRPVAMHDDLDLDLCCLYELSDGSKGVVQALGNAFGALHQPPYIHLDGDDRTGAVSTGENLTISLDHRRYFRRVLVFVTIYEGARSFADLHATVTLRPQYGAAIDFSLDECTVPSTVCALALITNTGDDLVVQREARYLVPERGVSPQRTVDHAYGWGMNWTPGRK from the coding sequence ATGCCGAAAGGCTCGAACACCCCGGTGCCGACGACGGCGCTGCGCGTCGAACTGGGCTGGCGCTCCGGCCCCGGCGTGCCCGACGCCGACGCCTCCGCCCTCCTGCTGGTAGGCGGAAGAGTCCGATCGGACGCGGACTTCGTCTTCTACAACCAGCCGGCCCATTCCTCCGGCTCGGTCCGGCACGAGGGCAAGCGCGACACCGGCGGCCGGGTGACGGACAGCCTTCTCGTCGACCTCGCGCGCGTGGAACCCGCGATCGAGACCGTGATCCTCGCCGCCTCCTCGGACGGCGGATCGTTCGGACAGGTCCCCGGCCTCTACATCGAGGTCCGCGACGCCGCGCGGAACACCGTGGTGGCCCGCTTCGACAACCCGGGTGCGAGCGTCGAGACGGCCTTCGTGCTCGGCGAGTTCTACCGCAGGCAGGGCGCCTGGAAGTTCCGGGCCGTCGGCCAGGGCTATGACAGCGGGCTGGAGGGCCTGGCCACGGACTACGGGATCTCGGTGGACGAACCGCAGCAGGCCCCCTCCGCACCGCCCGCCGCGCCCGTCCGGTCCGCCCCGCCGGACCGGACACCCCCGCCCCCGTCGGCGGCGCCCGCCTCCGCACCGGTCCGGCTGACCAAGGTCACGCTCACCAAGGCGGCGCCCTCCGTCTCGCTGGCCAAACAGGGCGGCACCTCGGGCGCCATGCGCGTCAACCTCAACTGGCAGGTGCGCAAGCAGTTCTCCGGCTGGGCCCGCAAGCTGGGCCGCCCGGTCGCCATGCACGACGACCTCGACCTCGACCTGTGCTGCCTGTACGAACTGAGCGACGGCAGCAAGGGCGTCGTCCAGGCGCTCGGCAACGCCTTCGGGGCGCTGCACCAGCCGCCGTACATCCACCTCGACGGCGACGACCGCACCGGCGCCGTGTCGACCGGCGAGAACCTCACCATCAGCCTCGACCACCGGCGGTACTTCCGCCGCGTCCTCGTCTTCGTGACCATCTACGAGGGGGCCCGCTCCTTCGCCGACCTGCACGCCACCGTCACCCTGCGGCCGCAGTACGGCGCCGCGATCGACTTCTCGCTCGACGAGTGCACCGTGCCCTCGACGGTGTGCGCCCTCGCACTGATCACCAACACCGGTGACGACCTCGTCGTCCAGCGCGAGGCCCGCTACCTGGTGCCCGAGCGCGGGGTGAGCCCGCAGCGGACCGTCGACCACGCCTACGGCTGGGGCATGAACTGGACCCCCGGCCGCAAGTGA